tcTAGAATTTCTATTGATAGTAATGCTGTGTTTTTTCTGCTAGAAATTGTCCAGGCCAATGTTAGTTCTCTCAATTTCAACACTTTTCTCTGATCAACCTGGATATTCAACAGAATCCTTAAATGACAGTAATGAAATTCAAGATGCATCTTCCCAAATGCCAAGGCCAGACACTAGGTAACTTTAGATGCACTTTTTGGCATGATTGAAGTCTAACTTAATTGTGAACTTTGCTGATGTTTATGACAAAAATTTTGATATGTTGAAAGGCATTAATAGTACTCCCTTCTTTGTTGTTAATGCCATTTTTTTTCGATTTTGTTATGTCCCTGAAGAATTGTCGCTTATCCAATATGGCAATCTTTGTTTTCTCTAATTTCCCGTTCCTACCCTGCATTTTCCTTTGGAGTTGGCCGGGCCTCTATGTTTGCTATTAACATGTGTAGAAGATTCAAACTTGCCACAGCTGCGCGTGAAATATATACTAATGTTTGTTTCACAAATTATCAACCGTGTTCTGATGGAGAAACATTACATCAGTCATTGGATGTGAACAAGTAATGATGATAGGCAATTGTTGATATATGTCTGCCAATGAAAGTGGCTACAAGAGGAAAGCTAGAGTCATTTAGTCCCAATCTTTTTCCTGTGCATAAAAACACATACTCCTGAAAACAATTGAAAGATTGGAAAGTGAATTGGCCAAATTGTAATGGTCGAAATGAGTTATTCAGTTGTTCATCTTGTGCTTTTACCAAGTTTTTGGTCTTCTGAATCCTGTTTGAATGATCGTTTAATCCAATTTATTGAAGACATCTGACTGTAATGCAACTAAATTTAGACAGTATGGATCTGGACTTCCTTTAAGGTAGAGTATGAACATATTATTGTGTCGAACGCTGTGGGGTTACTAGTTGTTGGATTGCTCAGGTAGGTCCACCTTTGGCTCCAGAGTATCAGTAGGCTTATCTTCCCTATATGGCATGATGCAACATGGGATGAGACATCTTTGGGATGCCATTATATTAGTGAACTTGTCGTATATTGTGATTCTCTTATGTTTGCTACAGAATGACTTATCTTCCTCTAACTAACAGCCTTTCCAGTTTATTGGCTAATTATAAAGTTTGTGACTAGTTCCTCAGCAGAGTGGTTGCTAGAACTCCGCAGGGAGCTGAGAAAGCATGGCATGGAAGTACCTGAAAGGTATGGTTACATTATGTTTGGCTATTCTCCTTAATAAAGTACAAGGATATTATTTTATGCTTTACTAACTAGTGTTTATATGCCTTAGGGCTCTGAATGATTTTGATTTAATCACATATCTCATGATTTTGATTTTATGCCTTAGTGTGCATAATGTTCTGGCTTGATTCTGTTAAGTAAGGTTATGCAATTGATTATTCATTTACCTCAGTTTTCATGCATAATTCATTGGAAAATGTGTCTGAACAGGCTTGGGGATGATGAACTCCATAGATATTATGCTGCTgtaaatggtgatttttcaaagttggttTCATCAGTCAAGAAGACAATTGATTGGAGGCAGAGTTATAAGCTCTTTCCACCCCACGAACTTGAGGCTTTTTCTCATTTGGTCTTTTGGCATGGACACGATTCGGAGCGGCGACCCTGCCTCATCATTCGCCTTGGACTTGCTTGCTCCAATCTGCAATCTGATGACAGGCCACTTTTCATTAAAGCAGTTGGTATGTGTTTCATGTTTGCTGAATGCTGATGAAATTTGTTCAAAGTTGAGAATGATCTTTGGTCATTGAATTGTTAATTTTATCATAGCTTCATATTGCCTCAAAATTCTTCAGATGCAGTTCTTCTTTTCATAAATTAACATTTTTTGAGATAATTTTATTTCTGTATACATGTTATTGTAGTTATAAATGTTAAATGTACAGAGTTTCCATTTATATTTTGGAAGCAAATGTATTGCTGGTTTTAGAAAATGTTGGCCATTGTGTGTCTGTTTGCATTTAGCCAGTTCATATAATATGGGTTTCCTGGATGCTGTTTCTGAAATGTTTTCATTGTCTCAGTATGTAATGTTGGTGGGTGTatcatttttgtatttttgttaaCAACAATTAGATGTTCTACCAAACGTTCAGTTTCCCAGATAGAGCATGGTGTTTTGAACTTGGTTACTGTGGATCAACCTCAGATTATGGTTTTGATGGACTGTGAGGGGCTTTCTCCATTTGGATTTCCTATACACATGATGAGATCATGTGCTACACTTCTGCAAGATCATTACCCTAACCGGCTCGGCAGTTTGATAATAATAAGGCTTCCCCAACTTGCTCGAGTAATCACACAGGCACTATTCCAAGTAAGTGGTTATAAGCTTGAAGAAATGAAATCTCCTCTCATGTTTGGTGGCcattgtataattattttgaatGTCGAGCTCTTAGAAGGACCTGATTCATATGAACTATCCTGAAAAACACTTAGTTGACATTACCAACTCTCAGAGTTGATAAGATTTGAAGATTTGGAATTTTTACATTAAGAAGAACCTCTTTCAGTTTTGAACCTATTGGATTGTACTTTTTAACTTTCTTGCATATGATCATTTAGTGTATGGAAGTAACCAAAGGGGATTACCTTCAACGTCAAACATACTTCTTTGGGTACTTGAAGAAGTTGTCGCTGTTGTTTCTAACATCATGACCATTTGTAAGAGGTTTATATCTCCATTGAATGTAGCTTGTCTGTAGTTTCTTTTTGTTCATTTCTCATAAATAAAGAGTAATTTAGGCCAATATGTTATGCCTTACTTTACATGGTCTATATTTCTCTTCCGCTTTCAATGGCTGTCCTCCTGAATTTGAGTGGTCAATTGCCTTTTAAAAACGATGACTTGTAATGCATAGATAAGCAGAAAGCCAGTTAGGCCATTTGCTCATGTCTTATGCTTTGTTTATCTATGCATCGTGTTGTCTATGCTGCATTGCACTGGgttatatttctttttgctaATGTAAATAAAGTGTTCCTGATGTGGAATATGCTCTGTGCAGGTTCTGAAACCAGCCACACAGCGCAAAGTAAGAACTGTAGGAGGGAACTATCAGGAGATTCTCTGCCAATGCCTTCGGCcaattccctcttttcttggtgGTAATTGCTCATGCTCAAGATGTTCAGACCTGCGCAGAGTGCAGGATAGAGATGAAGACAGTGCTTTGATGCCGCCAGAAGCAGAACTTGTAGCTAATAGTTCTCTAGATATGCATCTTCCCACTCCCACCGATACCACTGAGGACGGGAACCAGTTGAAAAGGACTGTCATCATGGTTCTGCTGATGTTGTTGATGCTTATTCTTGTAATTGTCGAGAAACTTTATCCGGAAAAGCTTTCACTTTTGTACCAACAAATGACAAAATAAATAAGTTTATGATGTAATTTACAATTTGTGCTAGTTTGTGCGGATTCAGTATGATGCATTCTTGGAGCTCCGATATCTTTTTTGCACGGTGAGGATTCATGATTCTTTGGTTTTAGTTCCACTTCTGCTCGAGCAGATGTTTGAAATTGAGAATGTGCTGGAAAGTAAAAGTGGCAAATTTTCATTGTTCTAGCAAAATTGCTGAGTTCTTGTTGCTCAATTGTCACGAAAGATTGGAGTACACGGTAAGTTCGCGTCTTGCATGCATCGTCTCCAGGATTTGCTGGGTTTTTTATTTTGGGCTTGTCTTCGCAGCTTTTGGGTTCCTCGACCCGTCAGTTTCATCGTCAA
This portion of the Coffea arabica cultivar ET-39 chromosome 2e, Coffea Arabica ET-39 HiFi, whole genome shotgun sequence genome encodes:
- the LOC113730514 gene encoding uncharacterized protein, translating into MGDSLRASNSDRILEARRAICSKKQSITYSAFAASKVLSQKALKCITSVKQQIQGSGVAGDIMVFLVTTAALEVVRRFSKAKCPFVWRALQALQILCYPPFKWLQRWQPFKGLVKHSKKLSRPMLVLSISTLFSDQPGYSTESLNDSNEIQDASSQMPRPDTSSSAEWLLELRRELRKHGMEVPERLGDDELHRYYAAVNGDFSKLVSSVKKTIDWRQSYKLFPPHELEAFSHLVFWHGHDSERRPCLIIRLGLACSNLQSDDRPLFIKAVVSQIEHGVLNLVTVDQPQIMVLMDCEGLSPFGFPIHMMRSCATLLQDHYPNRLGSLIIIRLPQLARVITQALFQVLKPATQRKVRTVGGNYQEILCQCLRPIPSFLGGNCSCSRCSDLRRVQDRDEDSALMPPEAELVANSSLDMHLPTPTDTTEDGNQLKRTVIMVLLMLLMLILVIVEKLYPEKLSLLYQQMTK